From the Streptomyces sp. Tu 2975 genome, one window contains:
- a CDS encoding glycine betaine/L-proline ABC transporter ATP-binding protein: protein MSRLQAEHLYKVFGRRPDEAVTRLEGGADRDELRADGTTAAVIDASFTVEPGQIFVVMGLSGSGKSTLLRMLNGLLEPTAGRVLFDGEDLTALSPRDLRTVRSTKISMVFQHFALFPHRSVLENAGYGLEVQGVPRAERDKRAAEALELAGLGGWENSWPDELSGGMQQRVGLARALATDADLLLMDESFSALDPLIRRDMQDQLLELQKRLKKTIVFITHDLNEAMRLGDSIAVMRDGRIVQLGTAEDILVTPANDYVASFTQDVDRSRVLTAGAIMADPETAYGTKTDSGKVMRNATDVLAAAPATVPAGTPIIELFTPCSTSGTAVAVTDDEGELIGVVPRARLLAVLGEPMAPTAPPAVPAQPTPAPAKSAAPAGKAVASA, encoded by the coding sequence GTGTCCAGGCTGCAGGCCGAGCACTTGTACAAGGTGTTCGGCAGACGACCCGATGAAGCGGTGACCAGGCTCGAAGGCGGCGCGGACCGCGACGAGCTGCGCGCCGACGGAACGACCGCAGCGGTCATCGACGCCTCCTTCACCGTCGAGCCGGGCCAGATATTCGTCGTCATGGGGCTGTCCGGGTCCGGCAAGTCCACCCTGCTGCGCATGCTCAACGGGCTCCTCGAGCCGACCGCCGGACGCGTCCTCTTCGACGGTGAGGACCTGACGGCTCTGAGCCCCCGCGACCTGCGTACCGTGCGCTCCACCAAGATCAGCATGGTGTTCCAGCACTTCGCCCTCTTCCCGCACCGCAGCGTCCTCGAGAACGCCGGCTACGGCCTCGAGGTGCAGGGCGTCCCCCGCGCCGAACGCGACAAGCGCGCCGCGGAGGCCCTCGAGCTGGCCGGCCTCGGCGGCTGGGAGAACTCCTGGCCCGACGAGCTCTCCGGCGGCATGCAACAGCGCGTCGGCCTCGCCCGCGCGCTCGCCACCGACGCCGACCTGCTGCTGATGGACGAGTCCTTCAGCGCCCTCGACCCGCTGATCCGCCGCGACATGCAGGACCAGCTCCTCGAGCTCCAGAAGCGTCTGAAGAAGACCATCGTCTTCATCACCCACGACCTCAACGAGGCCATGCGGCTCGGCGACTCGATCGCGGTGATGCGCGACGGCAGGATCGTCCAGCTCGGCACCGCCGAGGACATCCTCGTCACCCCCGCCAACGACTACGTCGCCTCCTTCACCCAGGACGTCGACCGCTCCCGTGTGCTCACCGCGGGCGCGATCATGGCCGACCCGGAGACGGCGTACGGCACGAAGACGGACAGCGGCAAGGTCATGCGCAACGCCACGGACGTGCTGGCCGCCGCGCCGGCCACGGTCCCCGCCGGAACGCCGATCATCGAGCTGTTCACGCCCTGCTCGACCAGCGGTACGGCCGTCGCCGTCACCGACGACGAGGGCGAGCTCATCGGCGTCGTACCGAGGGCCCGTCTCCTCGCCGTCCTCGGCGAGCCGATGGCGCCCACCGCGCCGCCGGCCGTGCCGGCGCAGCCCACGCCCGCCCCCGCGAAGTCCGCCGCTCCGGCGGGCAAGGCGGTGGCCAGTGCCTAG
- a CDS encoding 5'-3' exonuclease, which yields MLLDTASLYFRAYHGVPDSVRAPDGTPVNAVRGLIDFIARLVQDHRPDDLVACWDNDWRPQWRVDLIPSYKAHRVAAEHDQAPDEEVVPDTLTPQIPVIEAVLAAVGIARVGADGYEADDIIGTLTTRATGPVDIVTGDRDLFQLVDDARERRVLYPLKGVGTLQTTDEAWLRERYGVDGPGYVELALLRGDPSDGLPGVPGIGEKTAAKLLDTYGDLNGIMTAVGDRGSKLTPTQRRRLDEARAYVTVAPKVVKVASDVALPEFDAALPSAPRDPVALDRLTEQWGLGGAMVRLLNALKR from the coding sequence ATGCTCCTCGACACCGCTTCCCTCTACTTCCGGGCCTACCACGGAGTCCCCGACTCGGTCCGGGCACCCGACGGCACACCTGTCAACGCGGTGCGCGGGCTCATCGACTTCATCGCACGGCTGGTCCAGGACCACCGCCCGGACGATCTGGTCGCCTGCTGGGACAACGACTGGCGGCCCCAGTGGCGCGTCGACCTCATCCCCTCGTACAAGGCACACCGGGTCGCGGCCGAACACGACCAGGCCCCGGACGAGGAAGTGGTCCCCGACACGCTCACCCCCCAGATCCCGGTGATCGAAGCCGTACTGGCCGCGGTCGGTATCGCCCGCGTCGGCGCCGACGGCTACGAGGCGGACGACATCATCGGCACGCTCACCACGCGGGCCACCGGTCCGGTCGACATCGTCACCGGCGACCGCGACCTGTTCCAGCTGGTCGACGACGCGCGCGAACGCCGGGTGCTGTACCCGCTCAAGGGCGTCGGCACGCTCCAGACGACGGACGAGGCGTGGCTGCGCGAGCGGTACGGCGTCGACGGGCCCGGCTATGTGGAGCTGGCGCTGCTCAGGGGCGACCCGAGCGACGGACTGCCCGGCGTGCCGGGCATCGGCGAGAAGACCGCCGCCAAGCTCCTCGACACCTACGGCGACCTGAACGGGATCATGACGGCCGTCGGCGACCGAGGCTCCAAGCTCACCCCCACGCAGCGCCGGAGGCTGGACGAGGCCAGGGCCTACGTCACCGTCGCCCCGAAGGTCGTCAAGGTCGCCTCCGACGTGGCGCTGCCCGAATTCGACGCCGCACTGCCGAGCGCGCCCCGCGACCCGGTGGCCCTCGACCGGCTGACGGAGCAGTGGGGCTTGGGCGGCGCGATGGTCCGGCTGCTGAACGCCCTGAAGCGCTGA